DNA from Solanum stenotomum isolate F172 chromosome 3, ASM1918654v1, whole genome shotgun sequence:
tatatacaattttctctcgctttatacaagcACAAAcgcaatgtatacatttgtgtttggaTAAAGTGAGAGAGGGGAGTGAGAGTAGCGAGCAAGATctaggagaggggagagaggggaacgaaaatatttgtatatatacaatttttcctcgctttatacaaacacaaacacattttatacatttgtgtttgtataaaaacGAGACAGGTGAGGGAGACTGCCAGCGAGAACGAGAGTGGTGAGTGaaattcaccaggagagaggcgaaatagcaacagtttgctatggggtacaattaaatcaaattatgtttataacatttaatttgaactaatagtttgctattatatacaatttttcctaaTATATACAGTAGCCTTACAATACCTACATACAAGgccaaaaaatttaatttggcCGGAATCACTTACCTAGTTAAGAATCCCTCTAATTATAAGGGTGAAAGATGTAAATCCTTAGTCTCCAAACGTATAGAGAAACCTCTCGAATAAAATTAAGCAtgtcatttaaaaaataacaaaaatccACCCCTATATATAGGGATAATCTATCCCAAATAGAATGCGATACAAATTTCAGTTTTATGGAAATAATAACTATGAAACTTTTAAACTAGAAAACTTTTGAAATaagaaacttttaaataaagaaaCTTTTAAACTATGATTCTTTTAAATAAGGAAAtttttaaactaggaaactttGGTTTTGTACATTCAACGTTTTAGCATGGCTCCCTTTTGGACTTCATGTGACACGAcccaattttatttctttaatatatttgaCTTTGCCTTATTTTGGACACTTCTTCTGTAATAAAcatttaattttcttgattttttattgaaatcCGTCAATATTAATGGAGGTAAACCATCGATTGTGGGAAAAGTATTTACTTTCCTCctaactataaaaaatattatttatctagGGTGTaggatttaaatgatttttcctTCAACCTTTGCAAATTATTCAAATTGGTCCTTGAACTTTATGAATGGTCAAaatttctcctttatatatatgttgttctACATACATTATCCCATAAGGGCAATTGATTCATTTTGATAAGGAAAGTAAAAATGACACTTTTTAAATACAAGGTAAATTTGTGATTAATCATGTAGTTCAGAGGTGAATTCATATCTTTGTCGTATAAAGAACGACAAATAACTTTCAAAAGATTCATATTTCAAACAATAAATGTACATGACGGTAATTAACGATTAATAGTATGACATGTGAAACGTTTGTCATAATGTAGACCTTTTTGGCAAATATCATTATTTTAACGACATTGTTTTCCAAATACCATTAAAAATAATGACACTTACCAACAAATGTCTTATTATATTGGACATTTGTATAAAATGTCGTTCTTTTAACAACATTATCACAAAATGTCACTAAAAGAAACGACATTTGTTgcaaaatgtcattattttaacaaCATTTTCACAAAATGTTGTAAAAGTAAAGACATTTGTTGCAAAAtgtcataatatattcaacatTTGATGTCAAATGTCATAAAAGAGTGACGATTCTGaccaaatgtcattattttaatgACATTTTGCATCGAATGTCATTGTTTTTGCGatatttattcataaatatcaataaattctttatttttcgaCATTTATTTCAAATGTCaccaaataaatatatgtgaCTTTCCGAACACATTGATGGGGATGATTTTGGTTAGCCATGAAGTAGGTGTTTTGATCTAATCTTTATTAGGTGTTAATTAGCTTTTAAAATCCCAAGTTTGAAGATGGGAAACATGAGCTTAACTTGTCGGGATAAACATGAAACCAATTAGTACTACTAAGCATGGAGccaaatttataattaacaagtaattaaaatcATGTTAAAGGGAATCCTAGCTAGCCACACCATGCGCATCTACTTTAAAGTTCAATCTTTTCTATTAAACTATTCTTAAGAAAAAGGATTTCACTTGCATACAATCATacactatataataataactatacCAACatcaacatgggttgtggtgcactgatgggagtgtttcacccttaacaGGGGTCTCGAGTTCAAGCTggcctgggtatggagaaaatcatgttgggatCGCCACCCTCGAATGGGTCCTGCAAAGCGCGATTTGAATTTAGTCGGAGTTCCAATGTTAGATCCAGACACCAGGTGGGAAACCAACAAAAAACTATGCCTAAGACTCAAATAAGTTAGAGGCCGcggcaaataataataataataataatacattgttattattaaatttgtttCCACTACCAATGTTATTTGACTTAATATAGGCTTACTTCTTCCATTTTCCAAATTATCAAGCAAGTTACTATGCACACTtgcatatatttaatttttagggCAATTGCTTTGAAATTATTAGGGCATAAAGTATTTTCAGAAGTTCAACTTCAGGAAAAAAAATCGATGGTCAAACGTCTTTTTAATAATACTTTTGAAATGTAAATCTAGcttctatatcaatttttttctttttaaataattttgtatttaatcAATACTGTAGTATAAAATGTAACGACGGAGTGAAGAGGTCCCATATATATCCATTCAAACAAGAGGGTCCAGATGGTGTTGAAGGAAATGCCAAAACACTACTAACAAACAAACTAGTTAAGCTAAAGCCTAAAGCTATAGATAATTAGCTTTCTAGCTAGCTATATATCCAATTAACCTAGACAAGTTTCACCAACTAAGACAACAAAAGCTACATGTCCTTAAATTTTCAACCCCTTTTCCATTTCTCAAATTAAACAAAGTTTTTCACCTAATTGGCTCAACTCTCaagctagtatatatatatatatatatatatagaatattcCAAACAATTGACCGATGGAATTCACACAAAGATAGATAAAGTCTTTGCGTACAATATTCTAATAACACCTTCAAATTTTACGTATGTGAAATTACAttagatatgttattgttattctGAACATGTCAATATCACCCTCAAATTCTACGTATGTGAAATTACATTAGATATGCTCTTGTCGTTCTGAAAAAGACATGCGAACATCAAGAGAGAAAGAAGGTGCATCCCATATACGACTAGCTAGCTCTATAAAATAAAGTCCCACCAAATAccataatttctttaaaatattccttTCTACACTTTCTAGCTATATATacactttaatttcattttctacATCAAGAAGCAAAAGCAAAAACAAGAGAGATCTAGAAGGGAAGGGATTATGTCAAGTAGCAAGGTTGATGATCAAATGGAACTCATCTCTCACTTCTATCCTCATGTTTACGCCCAATTAGCACAAGAACAAGGTTAGAACAACAACTTTAACTTTAATTTCTTTGAGTATGTATTGTATAAGCAAATTACAGAAAAGGATCATATTTGCCTATGTATTCTTCAAAAAAAGTTATACTCCTTACCGTCCAACTTTGAACATGTGTTACTTGCAATATTAATGTTGTAAACATGATGTTTATTCCTTAGTCTCTTTAGGAGAGAAGATGGAACCGCGAAGGAGAAGGAAGaagaacaaagttgaagggAGAAACAACACTAGTGAAGTTGTGATGAGGAAGAGGAAGTTGCTTAGTGAAGAACAAGTTAATCTTCTTGAACAAAGTTTTGGGGACGAGCACAAACTAGAGATGGAGAGGAAGGCCAAGCTTGCTTCTGAGCTTGGCCTTGATCCTCATCAAGTCGCGGTGTGGTTCCAAAACAGGAGGGCTAGATGGAAGAACAAGAAAATCGAGGAGGAATACTCCAAGCTAAAGACTCAACATGAGACTACCATCATTGAGAAATATCGTCTTGAAACTGAGGTACATATATGTGGTCATTCTGTTCCACTTGATGTGACATTACTATTATAATTATcgataaagtaaaaaaaaagtttatttttttcattttaatttgctTTATTAGTATGACTTATAATAGTACGTCATAtgtagtttatatatatttatatataaatttagttttaaaaaaattgaagattctatGTGGTCAGATTCATCGAAGATTTTTTGTTAGTTTGACTTTCATACTTAGAAGTGtacattttccttttccttGTAGGTGTTGAAGATGAAAGAGCAATTGTGTGAAGCAGAAATGGAGATACAAAAGCTTTTATTGGAACGTAAAAGTGATATTTCAAGCAATAATAGCCCAATTTCATCAATATTCTCAATGGAGCAGCAACATTTTGATCTTGGGGAGTTTGGAATGGAGGGGCAATTAATGGATGATAATATGTTCTTTGTTGCTGATAATCAAAGTACTTATATAACTCTTTGGGATAATTAGAATGGGTTTAAATTTATAATCCTATATGTATGATATTATGATCATCCATATGTATAAAGTtttaaatgtagaaatatgtacattatttcttttgtaactTGCTTTGTGGTTAGCTActctctttcattttatttgcgTATGTTGACTTGacacttcttttaaaaaaatattctagtagtttattttattaaattaatcttATTAGTTATGCCTTGATAATATAAATTTGACCACTAGTACTTATTTAACAATAAGGGTAGTATTGaaagaaaattacaaaattctATTGATTTACTAAAATGAATAAGTACTTACTACATTTCATATTAACTTGACATACCTCTTAATAAAGCTTTAACTAGATgattattttactaaaataacctaattaatattgttttgaaactctaaatttgactattactaatattttatgtagttatttaatACTAAGAATGGTATGAGAAAAAAGTAATAAGATTTTTGTTAATCTattaaaatggacaagtaaaatgaaatatttatttatgatattggGGCTAATTAGTAGGGAAAAGGGtatgaaaaatactccaactttggccgaaattgctattacgataccaaactttatggaggaccttttaccccctgcactatttaatagtgtattttaaaggtatatatgtgcccacgtggacacattactatttaaaatgatgaaatatttatgatgtccacgtaggcacatatatacctttaaaatacaatattaaatagtacaggggggtaaaaggtcctttccaaagtttggtatcgtaacagcaatttcgaccaaagttgaagtatttttcagaccatttTCCCTAATTAGTAAAATGAAACGAATGGagtaacaacaacataccaagtgAAATTCCACAAGTGGAGTATGGAGAGGGTAGAATGTACACAAGACACATTCAACCTCTCGAAAGCAAGGCAACACTCTCGAAAGTGAACAAGAATAGGGATAGCTAGTACTTGACAAACACCAACAAGCTTGAACTCTCGAAAGCAAGGAAACACTCCACTACCTACTAACCACCTACCCTAATATGCAACCTCCACACCCTCCTATTTAAGGTCAAGTCCTCATTAATATGAAGGTTCATTATGTCTTGTTTGATCATCTCtagtctcaattttttttcagcCTACCTCTACTTCTCCTCGTGCCTACTACATTCAACCTAGGTGTTCGCATTCCCGCTTCACATGTCTAATCCATCGAAATCTCATCTCTCTAATCTTGTTCGCCATTGAGGCAACTCCTACTTTATTCTGAATAACCTCATTTCTAATCTGATCTCTCCTAatatgcccacacatccatctcatcATCATTATTTCCACAACATATATCTTTTGAACATGAGAGTTCTTAACTAACCAATATTCACCTAAATGTTGGTGTTGTAGGACTACTACACTACACTCCTCCTAGATTAATATGGCTTAAATTAAGGCCACAATTATGACAACAAGACTCATCTCTAGAtaacattaaatttattaaGTAACTagcttattttatatattaaaaaagattTGTAGTATCCTAATATCGTGTAATAGCATCCATGGTCTTGGAAATACTAGGATCAGTGGAATGTCATGTGTGTTTTAGTGGAGCAATAGTTGCCCACAAAAAAGGGCACTTGGAAGAAATGATTGAACAAGTGTAGTTAAtccatataattaaataattaagaagCACTAAATGATAAAACTTTCTTTCAGTAATGTAGAGGAGCTAGGGTACACTTTAAGTTTATGACTGTGCCATGTGATAAAGATACCTTTAACATTAGTGTAGTACTGATTAAAATGTTAAACAAAACACGATTAGTGGGATAATGCTGATTAGCCATGAAGtataggtgttttgatgatttgattcaATCTTTATTAGGTGTTAATTAGGATTTAAAATCTCAAGTTTGAAGATGTGAAACAAGGCCCTAAGTTGTCGGGATAAACATGACACCAATTAATTAGcataaattaaaccaaattaacaataaacaaaattatcaaaGCATGTGAAAGGGAATCCTAGCCACGCCATGCGCATCTTCTTCAaagttcaatttattttttcattctatATGTTATTTACGGAGGCGAATTCAGAATTtaagtttataaatttttaacgatttaaaatgaaattgaagaacTTTATCATAAGTGTCCAAGAGAAACAAACGTTCAAGCTTAAGCAAGTTCCATTTCCACCTATGGACCAAGAAACAACTTTTTAACGAATTTCCAACAAATATTTTGTATCTATttaatagattttttaataTGACTATAGAATCAACACGAAAGTTAAATGGATTCTCTTGAGAACTCACACATGTAATATATCCTAAATCTTGGTTATTTGACAAGACACATTATTTAAACCTCACATTTGGAATCCGCTTAAGTATATACAAAATACTATTTTGACCTATGTATTATCCCTTTTGAAAATAAGTGGtgtcttttatctttttttaatatatatttcaaaataagtggcgttttttattttacaatttctctttcttttagtttttcaaAACCTTTGAATTGAACCGTCCATAATTGTCGACTTAATTTGAGCCATATTTCATCTATGAGGAGTGTAATGTAATAGTCTTACAAAATCCAACAAACCACGAACtttaataattcaatattttatcgAATCAAATGATTCCCTAATccagaaggaaaaaaataaataattcaatatactaaaattttctttttactcgTTTCATTTTACTAATTAGTTttagtataaaaaaataaatgttttattttatttttccatcttagcagATTAAGaaaatttttttactttttcttataTTACTGTTAGTATTAAATGATTATACAAGGTACTAATAGTCAAATTTAGAGTTTCAAAACATCATTAATGATGTTAGTTTATTAAAATACATCTCTGATTAAAGTTTTATTAAGAGAGTGTCAGGTTAACATAGGTCAAATAATATGAATCGAATAAAGTGTTTGTTAATTTTAgcaaatcaaattttttttgttattttcttttatactaCTCTTATTgctaaataactatataaaatattagcAATCAAATTGAGATTATCGAAGCAGAATTAATAAGGTTAATTTGGTTCTTAAAAGAGTGTCAAGTTAATATAGgtcaaatgaaataaaataaagggagTAGTTAATTACCACAAAGCAAGTTGTAAAAGAAAGAATGTacatatttctacatttaaaaattatacatggatgatcataatataatacattataGAATTATAAACTTAAACCCATTCTAATCATCCCAAAGAGTCATATAAGTGCTCTGATAATCAGCAACAAACAACATATTATTATCCATTAATTGCCCTTCCATTCCGAACTCCCCAAGACTAAAATGTGATTGTTCCATTGAGAATATTGATGAAGTTGGGCTATTATTACTTGAAATATCAATTTTACGTTCCAATAATAGCCTTTCCATCTTCTTTTTTACTTCACACAACTGATCTTTCATCTTCAACACCTGAAAGGAAAATGTACACTTTGAGTACGAGGGTCAAACTGATAAATCTTCGATGAATCTAAACACCtagaatcttcaattttttaaaattccttTTATATCTAGAGAAAAGGCATACATGATACAACTTACTCTAAGTCATACTAAtaatttttaacaaattaaaatatttatgaactCTTTTTTTACTCGATTACCAATAATTATAATAGTAGTGTCACATCAAGTGACACAGAAGGACCACATATGTACCTCAGTTTCAAGATGATATTTCTCATTGATGGTATCCTCATGTTGAGTCTTTAACTTGGAGTATATATTCCTCCTCGAGTTTCTTGTTCTTCCATCTAGCCCTCTTGTTCTGGAACCACACCGCGACTTGGTGAGGATCAAGGCGAAGCTCAGAAGCAAGCTTGGCCTTCCTCTCCGTCTCTAGCTTGTGTTCGTCCCCAAAACTCCGTTCAAGAAGATTAACTTGTTCTTCACTAAGCAACTTCCTCTTCCTCATCACTACTTCACCTtcagttttcttcttcttccttctcctTCGCGATTCCACCACCTCTTCTAAAGAGACCAAAGTATAAATATCATGTTTACAACATTAATATTGCAAGAAACAAAAAACTACAACTCTTTTAAAGGTGTGTGGACAAGGAGAATTAAAACAACTCAAGAGTAAATATGTGCTGATCAAAGTTGGAcgataagaataaataaaataagaaagtaTAATGAATGGTGAATGTAACTTTTTTTGAAGAGTATAGAGACAAATTTGAtccttttcctttaaaaaaaaaaaaaaactacaactAATCCTACTCCAAGAAATTAAAGTTGAAGTTGTAATTCTAACCTTGTTGTGCTAATTGGGAGTAAATTTGAGGATAGAAGTGAGAGATGAGTTCCATTTGATCATCAACCTTGTTGCCTGTCATATTTAATCCCTTTTCCTTCTCTCTTTATTCACCCCTACACTCGACCCCCCCAACCCACCCACCCCCTACTCGCCACCTctaccccaaaaaaaaaatttaagtttgtttttaaaaaatattttcaatttcatttttttcacccTATCCTcgaacccccccccccccccccccccNNNNNNNNNNNNNNNNNNNNNNNNNNNNNNNNNNNNNNNNNNNNNNNNNNNNNNNNNNNNNNNNNNNNNNNNNNNNNNNNNNNNNNNNNNNNNNNNNNNNNNNNNNNNNNNNNNNNNNNNNNNNNNNNNNNNNNNNNNNNNNNNNNNNNNNNNNNNNNNNNNNNNNNNNNNNNNNNNNNNNNNNNNNNNNNNNNNNNNNNNNNNNNNNNNNNNNNNNNNNNNNNNNNNNNNNNNNNNNNNNNNNNNNNNNNNNNNNNNNNNNNNNNNNNNNNNNNNNNNNNNNNNNNNNNNNNNNNNNNNNNNNNNNNNNNNNNNNNNNNNNNNNNNNNNNNNNNNNNNNNNNNNNNNNNNNNNNNNNNNNNNNNNNNNNNNNNNNNNNNNNNNNNNNNNNNNNNNNNNNNNNNNNNNNNNNNNNNNNNNNNNNNNNNNNNNNNNNNNNNNNNNNNNNNNNNNNNNNNNNNNNNcccaccccctaccaccccccacccccaaaaaaattaagttttttttaaaaaaatattttcaatttcaaaaattattttctactctagtaaaaataaaagatatttttcaaaaatatttttcattcatagaTCAAACagtaaaaatcttttccgaaaaatattttctactcaccaatcaaacatgataaaataagtcaaaaatcaacttattttccaggaaaacattttccatgaaaaatattttccttcataccaaacacacccataatCTTTTCACTAGCCAACACAAAAATAACATCTGATCTTAACTTTGCCAACCTTAGCAGTTAGTGGGTAGAAATTAAAAGACTTGTATACAATCTACTAACAATTAATGCG
Protein-coding regions in this window:
- the LOC125860974 gene encoding homeobox-leucine zipper protein ATHB-40-like translates to MSSSKVDDQMELISHFYPHVYAQLAQEQVSLGEKMEPRRRRKKNKVEGRNNTSEVVMRKRKLLSEEQVNLLEQSFGDEHKLEMERKAKLASELGLDPHQVAVWFQNRRARWKNKKIEEEYSKLKTQHETTIIEKYRLETEVLKMKEQLCEAEMEIQKLLLERKSDISSNNSPISSIFSMEQQHFDLGEFGMEGQLMDDNMFFVADNQSTYITLWDN